The following coding sequences lie in one Musa acuminata AAA Group cultivar baxijiao chromosome BXJ1-8, Cavendish_Baxijiao_AAA, whole genome shotgun sequence genomic window:
- the LOC135588007 gene encoding protein ABCI12, chloroplastic-like isoform X1, with the protein MTSRLHHAIPLQSFPRRAPSSSSPPRTRLRLPQPFVPHRRRATTILLIPWRPPVTWMGRRRRRRTAPVSCTVAERDGEDGTGRGGTAKSAAEAAARWASLIPRGVGVAPERILRLISGATSSPIGQFIESPRTFLHSVDPRIKLVWLLVLVVLPARSHIYMRLGLVLYITLLSICILPSRIWTDQLGRVALLSGILFVMLGFGSDSVPSLVQLRTPPPSITGLSNVPSSLSGYSYIITKLGPLQLTRKGLSVASTSACLSFTIFQSASLCLTTTPPEQLASALRWFMVPLALVGVPVSEIILTLLLSLRFISLVFDEVRNTALGVIARRISWHQLTLMETFDVFFLYIRRIFKNIFNHAEQISKAMIARGFCGDSNMHKIYLVTDFSLGFVDFVSILSLLSLIGAAVLSEQLLV; encoded by the exons ATGACGTCGCGGCTCCACCACGCCATCCCTCTCCAATCCTTCCCTCGCCGGGCTCCAtcgtcctcttctcctcctcggaCTCGTCTGCGTCTTCCGCAGCCGTTCGTTCCTCATCGTCGCCGCGCCACCACAATCCTCCTCATCCCATGGCGCCCCCCCGTGACGTggatggggaggaggaggaggaggaggaccgcCCCTGTCAGCTGCACGGTGGCCGAGCGAGATGGCGAAGACGGCACCGGACGAGGGGGAACAGCAAAATCGGCAGCAGAAGCAGCTGCAAGATGGGCGTCGTTGATCCCCCGCGGTGTCGGCGTCGCCCCCGAGAGGATTCTCAGGCTCATTTCTGGGGCCACTTCTAGCCCCATCGGCCAGTTCATCGAGTCCCCCCGCACCTTCCTCCACTCCGTTGATCCCCGTATCAAATTG GTGTGGCTGTTGGTTCTCGTTGTCTTACCAGCAAGATCACATATCTACATGCGCCTTGGTTTGGTTTTGTACATCACCCTACTGTCAATTTGCATCCTTCCATCTCGTATTTGGACG GATCAATTGGGCAGAGTGGCCTTGCTATCAGGAATTTTATTTGTCATGTTGGGATTTGGTTCTGACAGTGTGCCCTCACTTGTCCAGTTGAGAACTCCTCCCCCATCAATCACAGGATTGTCAAATGTTCCATCATCATTGAGTGGTTATTCATATATTATCACGAAGCTAGGTCCACTGCAATTGACAAGGAAAGGCCTGTCAGTGGCTAGTACATCTGCTTGTTTATCCTTTACT ATCTTCCAAAGTGCTAGTCTATGTCTGACAACAACACCACCCGAGCAACTTGCATCTGCACTGCGATGGTTTATGGTTCCCTTGGCTCTAGTTGGTGTTCCTGTGTCTGAGATAATACTTACTCTACTGCTTTCTTTGAGATTCATCAGTCTTGTCTTCGATGAG GTACGAAATACTGCACTAGGCGTTATTGCACGCCGGATAAGCTGGCATCAATTAACACTAATGGAAACATTCGATG TTTTCTTTTTGTACATCCGCCGGatcttcaaaaatatatttaaccATGCTGAGCAAATTTCCAAG GCGATGATCGCTAGAGGTTTCTGTGGTGACAGCAACATGCACAAGATCTACCTCGTCACTGATTTCTCACTTGGCTTTGTAGATTTTGTCTCCATTCTTTCTCTTCTCAGTCTAATCGGTGCTGCGGTCCTGTCCGAACAGCTCCTAGTTTAA
- the LOC135588007 gene encoding protein ABCI12, chloroplastic-like isoform X2: protein MTSRLHHAIPLQSFPRRAPSSSSPPRTRLRLPQPFVPHRRRATTILLIPWRPPVTWMGRRRRRRTAPVSCTVAERDGEDGTGRGGTAKSAAEAAARWASLIPRGVGVAPERILRLISGATSSPIGQFIESPRTFLHSVDPRIKLVWLLVLVVLPARSHIYMRLGLVLYITLLSICILPSRIWTDQLGRVALLSGILFVMLGFGSDSVPSLVQLRTPPPSITGLSNVPSSLSGYSYIITKLGPLQLTRKGLSVASTSACLSFTIFQSASLCLTTTPPEQLASALRWFMVPLALVGVPVSEIILTLLLSLRFISLVFDEVRNTALGVIARRISWHQLTLMETFDGDDR from the exons ATGACGTCGCGGCTCCACCACGCCATCCCTCTCCAATCCTTCCCTCGCCGGGCTCCAtcgtcctcttctcctcctcggaCTCGTCTGCGTCTTCCGCAGCCGTTCGTTCCTCATCGTCGCCGCGCCACCACAATCCTCCTCATCCCATGGCGCCCCCCCGTGACGTggatggggaggaggaggaggaggaggaccgcCCCTGTCAGCTGCACGGTGGCCGAGCGAGATGGCGAAGACGGCACCGGACGAGGGGGAACAGCAAAATCGGCAGCAGAAGCAGCTGCAAGATGGGCGTCGTTGATCCCCCGCGGTGTCGGCGTCGCCCCCGAGAGGATTCTCAGGCTCATTTCTGGGGCCACTTCTAGCCCCATCGGCCAGTTCATCGAGTCCCCCCGCACCTTCCTCCACTCCGTTGATCCCCGTATCAAATTG GTGTGGCTGTTGGTTCTCGTTGTCTTACCAGCAAGATCACATATCTACATGCGCCTTGGTTTGGTTTTGTACATCACCCTACTGTCAATTTGCATCCTTCCATCTCGTATTTGGACG GATCAATTGGGCAGAGTGGCCTTGCTATCAGGAATTTTATTTGTCATGTTGGGATTTGGTTCTGACAGTGTGCCCTCACTTGTCCAGTTGAGAACTCCTCCCCCATCAATCACAGGATTGTCAAATGTTCCATCATCATTGAGTGGTTATTCATATATTATCACGAAGCTAGGTCCACTGCAATTGACAAGGAAAGGCCTGTCAGTGGCTAGTACATCTGCTTGTTTATCCTTTACT ATCTTCCAAAGTGCTAGTCTATGTCTGACAACAACACCACCCGAGCAACTTGCATCTGCACTGCGATGGTTTATGGTTCCCTTGGCTCTAGTTGGTGTTCCTGTGTCTGAGATAATACTTACTCTACTGCTTTCTTTGAGATTCATCAGTCTTGTCTTCGATGAG GTACGAAATACTGCACTAGGCGTTATTGCACGCCGGATAAGCTGGCATCAATTAACACTAATGGAAACATTCGATG GCGATGATCGCTAG